A window from Drosophila miranda strain MSH22 chromosome Y unlocalized genomic scaffold, D.miranda_PacBio2.1 Contig_Y2_pilon, whole genome shotgun sequence encodes these proteins:
- the LOC117193218 gene encoding Na(+)/H(+) exchange regulatory cofactor NHE-RF1-like, translating into MSTPTTPKTPTPPTLPPGLTKTCHIVKRPDFDGYGFNLHSETVKPGQFIGKVDAKSPAESAGLKEGDRILEVNGVSIGSETHKQVVARIKAIANEVRLLLIDVDGKPINVSPPSPSALSNCSEPTNGNGNLSTPPPPSAAVASMNSNGNVYSSSNGNTNGLDSPTASPTPTAMTARQTTAPMTAAAGAAGNRAGSLNLPLTVAEMRAKLASKKKYDPKNESVDLKKKFEIIQKL; encoded by the coding sequence ATGTCGACACCAACAACACCGAAGACACCCACACCACCCACATTGCCGCCGGGTTTGACCAAGACCTGTCACATAGTGAAGCGACCCGATTTCGATGGCTATGGCTTCAACCTGCACTCGGAGACGGTGAAGCCGGGACAGTTTATCGGAAAGGTGGACGCCAAGTCGCCGGCAGAGTCTGCTGGCCTCAAGGAGGGCGATCGCATCCTGGAGGTGAACGGTGTCTCCATTGGCAGCGAGACACACAAGCAGGTGGTGGCCCGGATCAAGGCGATTGCCAACGAGGTGCGCCTCCTGCTGATCGATGTGGATGGCAAGCCCATAAATGTGTCGCCGCCCTCGCCATCGGCCCTTTCCAATTGCAGTGAACCAAcgaatggcaatggcaatctGAGCACGCCGCCGCCACCATCGGCCGCGGTGGCCTCCATGAACAGCAACGGGAATGTGTACAGCAGTTCCAATGGCAACACAAATGGCTTGGACTCGCCCACAGCCTCGCCCACACCCACAGCCATGACAGCGCGCCAGACAACAGCTCCTATGACGGCGGCTGCGGGAGCGGCAGGAAACCGGGCGGGCAGCCTGAACCTCCCACTGACGGTGGCCGAGATGCGGGCCAAGCTTGCCTCCAAGAAGAAGTACGATCCGAAGAACGAGAGCGTCGACCTCAAGAAGAAGTTCGAGATCATCCAGAAGCTCTGA